CGATAGCTCGGTGATAGGCGTGGGATTGCGGCAGATGGTGCTCGGCAAAAAAGCACGCCGTGGCGATCTTGCCACGATAGAAATCGGTTTCCTGGCTGCCCGCATCCAGCTGTTGTTTGGCGATAAGCGCGGATTTAGCGAGTTGGTAGCCGCCCAATACCGTACCCCAGAGCTTCAAGTATGGCACCGCCCCCGAAATGGCAGCGCGCACATCGGAACCGTAAGTCGCCAGCACCCAGTCCGTGCTGGCGGCCAAAGCCGTCACACCTTCGCCCAGGGCACCGCGAATTGACGCGATGGCGGGATGATCTACCCGGCCCAGTTGCGCATCCAGGGTGCGCATTTCCGCGATGAGTGTCTTCGCCGTCATGCCCTTTTCCGCCGCCACCTTCCGGCCCATGAGATCGTTGGCTTGAATGCCCGTCGTGCCCTCGTAGATGGGGGTTATGCGCGCATCGCGAAAGTGCTGGGCGGCACCGGTTTCTTCGATAAAGCCCATGCCACCATGCACTTGCACGCCCAAGGAGGTCACCTCGATGGAATGCTCCGTGGACCATCCTTTGACGATGGGCGTCACGAAATCCACCAGCGATTGATGCTTGAGACGTTCGTTGTGATCCGGGTGGCGGTGGGAAATGTCCAGCGAAGACGAAGCCAGGACGGCGATGGCCCGCATCGCCTGCGTCTGCGCGCGCATGCTCATCAGCATGCGGCGCACGTCTGGATGCCGCACGATGGCCACTCGGTCTTCTCCCCGAACGGCGATATCCTTGCCTTGCACACGCTCCTTGGCGAACGCCAGCGCGCGCTGGTAGGCGCGCTCCGAAAGACCAATGCCTTCTATCCCCACTTCCAGGCGCGCGCCGTTCATCATGGTGAACATGTATTCGAGGCCGCGATTTTCCTCGCCGAAGAGGTAACCGATCGCGCCTTCCTTGTCGCCATAGGCCAGCACTGCCGTGGGGCTCCCATGGATCCCCAGCTTGTGTTCGATCGACACGCACTTCACGTCGTTGCGCGCACCCAACCCGCCACCGGCATTGACCAGCACCTTGGGCACGATGAACATGGAAATGCCCTTCACCCCCTCCGGTGCGTTAGGCGTGCGGGCCAGCACCAGATGAATGATGTTGTCCGTCCAATCATGTTCGCCGTAGGTGATGAAAAT
This window of the Betaproteobacteria bacterium genome carries:
- a CDS encoding acyl-CoA dehydrogenase — translated: MAEYIAPVRDMQFVIKELCGLGQITSLPGCEEVNGDLIDAVLEEAGKFATGVLSPLNGVGDTVGCKWNDGVVTTPPGFKDAYRRYREGGWPALPGDPAHGGQGLPHILSHAVSEIWNGANMAFCLGPMLTNGSVSALSKHGSPEQQRTYLSKLVSGEWMGTMNLTEPQAGSDLAAVRTRAVPDGDHYRLHGTKIFITYGEHDWTDNIIHLVLARTPNAPEGVKGISMFIVPKVLVNAGGGLGARNDVKCVSIEHKLGIHGSPTAVLAYGDKEGAIGYLFGEENRGLEYMFTMMNGARLEVGIEGIGLSERAYQRALAFAKERVQGKDIAVRGEDRVAIVRHPDVRRMLMSMRAQTQAMRAIAVLASSSLDISHRHPDHNERLKHQSLVDFVTPIVKGWSTEHSIEVTSLGVQVHGGMGFIEETGAAQHFRDARITPIYEGTTGIQANDLMGRKVAAEKGMTAKTLIAEMRTLDAQLGRVDHPAIASIRGALGEGVTALAASTDWVLATYGSDVRAAISGAVPYLKLWGTVLGGYQLAKSALIAKQQLDAGSQETDFYRGKIATACFFAEHHLPQSHAYHRAIVAGSASTLGLETHQL